From Xenopus tropicalis strain Nigerian chromosome 3, UCB_Xtro_10.0, whole genome shotgun sequence, the proteins below share one genomic window:
- the LOC100495571 gene encoding chromaffin granule amine transporter isoform X1 yields MAQFSFRQWLQKTRESRILILIVVTVALFVDCIINTVIAPILPTLLIGKNTSNSSVVSNYTSTLLPDNSSKGIYQLQNANGTQDGECYTKGKENSDGQEFWIGLLLAFKGMLQMVANPIVGVLTNRFGYDAPLLVGFAVVFFSTLMYAFGEQYVFLCVARGLQGIGSSLTIIPGLALLANTFPDDEERAKAMAISTSGLTVGILLGAPFGSLMNGSFGKSSPFYVLAAVTLLDGALRLCILRPSKFSPGSIPATPYLTLLADPYILVTVVGYFLTKLHSSLLQAIVPIRMMEHMCAPSYQLGLAFVPAMLTTILTLNGFAILSLKWGRWLCLMLGFIIQGIGIICFPLAANIFGLIGPSIVLGIGTALVGASIMPLMAYLIDLRHTSVYGGIYAITDAAFCLGFAIGPLFGGAIASAIGFTWVMVILCVLLIIYAPLFILLRNVSGKDEKKPILNQENTPEEAKSDDQ; encoded by the exons ATGGCACAATTCTCCTTTCGTCAGTGGCTACAGAAGACGCGTGAATCCCGGATACTGATTCTTATTGTGGTGACGGTGGCTCTGTTTGTGGACTGCATAATTAACACCGTTATTG CCCCAATCCTTCCAACTTTACTTATTGGAAAAAACACATCCAACTCCTCTGTTGTATCGAACTATACCTCCACTTTGCTCCCTGATAACTCAAGTAAAGGGATTTACCAATTACAGAATGCCAATGGGACACAGGATGGTGAATGCTACACTAAGGGGAAAGAAAATTCAGATGGACAGGAATTTTGGATAGGTCTACTCCTTGCATTTAAGGGCATGCTGCAAATGGTGGCAAACCCCATAGTGGGAGTACTGACCAACAG GTTTGGATACGATGCGCCATTGCTGGTTGGATTTGCGGTTGTGTTCTTCTCGACTTTGA TGTATGCTTTTGGCGAACAGTACGTTTTTCTTTGTGTGGCCAGGGGCTTGCAGGGTATTGGATCATCCTTAACGATTATACcag GTTTGGCTTTGTTGGCAAATACTTTCCCAGATGATGAAGAAAGAGCAAAAGCCATGGCAATTTCTACCAGTGGATTGACAGTTGGGATCCTAC TTGGTGCTCCCTTTGGATCTCTTATGAATGGGTCTTTTGGGAAGTCCTCTCCATTCTATGTTTTAGCCGCTGTGACTCTGCTGGATGGAG CCCTCCGGCTGTGTATACTTAGGCCATCAAAGTTTTCCCCAGGA AGCATTCCTGCAACACCATATCTGACTCTACTTGCGGATCCTTATATTTTGGTGACCGTTG TGGGTTACTTCCTCACTAAATTACATTCTAGTTTACTGCAAGCGATTGTACCTATAAGAATGATGGAACACATGTGTGCCCCCAGCTATCAGCTTG GTCTGGCGTTCGTTCCAGCTATGCTCACAACCATTTTGACTCTCAATGGTTTTGCGATTCTGTCCTTAAAATGGGGGAG GTGGCTATGCCTTATGCTTGGATTTATTATTCAAGGAATCGGGATTATATGT TTTCCTTTAGCTGCCAATATCTTTGGACTCATTGGACCTTCCATTGTGCTTGGAATCGGTACTGCCTTAGTGGGAGCATCAATAATGCCATTGATGGCGTATCTGATTGATCTACGTCACACATCAGTCTATGGTGGGATATATGCCATAACAGATGCAGCTTTCTGTCTTGGATTTGCTATAg GCCCATTATTTGGCGGAGCCATTGCAAGTGCCATCGGATTCACCTGGGTAATGGTCATATTATGCGTGTTACTAATTATTTATGCCCCTCTCTTCATCCTGCTACGTAATGTCAGTGGAAAAGATGAGAAAAAG CCTATTTTAAACCAGGAAAACACGCCTGAGGAAGCCAAGTCTGATGACCAATAG
- the LOC100495571 gene encoding chromaffin granule amine transporter isoform X2, with protein MAQFSFRQWLQKTRESRILILIVVTVALFVDCIINTVIAPILPTLLIGKNTSNSSVVSNYTSTLLPDNSSKGIYQLQNANGTQDGECYTKGKENSDGQEFWIGLLLAFKGMLQMVANPIVGVLTNRFGYDAPLLVGFAVVFFSTLMYAFGEQYVFLCVARGLQGIGSSLTIIPGLALLANTFPDDEERAKAMAISTSGLTVGILLGAPFGSLMNGSFGKSSPFYVLAAVTLLDGALRLCILRPSKFSPGSIPATPYLTLLADPYILVTVGLAFVPAMLTTILTLNGFAILSLKWGRWLCLMLGFIIQGIGIICFPLAANIFGLIGPSIVLGIGTALVGASIMPLMAYLIDLRHTSVYGGIYAITDAAFCLGFAIGPLFGGAIASAIGFTWVMVILCVLLIIYAPLFILLRNVSGKDEKKPILNQENTPEEAKSDDQ; from the exons ATGGCACAATTCTCCTTTCGTCAGTGGCTACAGAAGACGCGTGAATCCCGGATACTGATTCTTATTGTGGTGACGGTGGCTCTGTTTGTGGACTGCATAATTAACACCGTTATTG CCCCAATCCTTCCAACTTTACTTATTGGAAAAAACACATCCAACTCCTCTGTTGTATCGAACTATACCTCCACTTTGCTCCCTGATAACTCAAGTAAAGGGATTTACCAATTACAGAATGCCAATGGGACACAGGATGGTGAATGCTACACTAAGGGGAAAGAAAATTCAGATGGACAGGAATTTTGGATAGGTCTACTCCTTGCATTTAAGGGCATGCTGCAAATGGTGGCAAACCCCATAGTGGGAGTACTGACCAACAG GTTTGGATACGATGCGCCATTGCTGGTTGGATTTGCGGTTGTGTTCTTCTCGACTTTGA TGTATGCTTTTGGCGAACAGTACGTTTTTCTTTGTGTGGCCAGGGGCTTGCAGGGTATTGGATCATCCTTAACGATTATACcag GTTTGGCTTTGTTGGCAAATACTTTCCCAGATGATGAAGAAAGAGCAAAAGCCATGGCAATTTCTACCAGTGGATTGACAGTTGGGATCCTAC TTGGTGCTCCCTTTGGATCTCTTATGAATGGGTCTTTTGGGAAGTCCTCTCCATTCTATGTTTTAGCCGCTGTGACTCTGCTGGATGGAG CCCTCCGGCTGTGTATACTTAGGCCATCAAAGTTTTCCCCAGGA AGCATTCCTGCAACACCATATCTGACTCTACTTGCGGATCCTTATATTTTGGTGACCGTTG GTCTGGCGTTCGTTCCAGCTATGCTCACAACCATTTTGACTCTCAATGGTTTTGCGATTCTGTCCTTAAAATGGGGGAG GTGGCTATGCCTTATGCTTGGATTTATTATTCAAGGAATCGGGATTATATGT TTTCCTTTAGCTGCCAATATCTTTGGACTCATTGGACCTTCCATTGTGCTTGGAATCGGTACTGCCTTAGTGGGAGCATCAATAATGCCATTGATGGCGTATCTGATTGATCTACGTCACACATCAGTCTATGGTGGGATATATGCCATAACAGATGCAGCTTTCTGTCTTGGATTTGCTATAg GCCCATTATTTGGCGGAGCCATTGCAAGTGCCATCGGATTCACCTGGGTAATGGTCATATTATGCGTGTTACTAATTATTTATGCCCCTCTCTTCATCCTGCTACGTAATGTCAGTGGAAAAGATGAGAAAAAG CCTATTTTAAACCAGGAAAACACGCCTGAGGAAGCCAAGTCTGATGACCAATAG